The Branchiostoma lanceolatum isolate klBraLanc5 chromosome 10, klBraLanc5.hap2, whole genome shotgun sequence genome has a window encoding:
- the LOC136443518 gene encoding ubiquitin-conjugating enzyme E2 J2-like — translation MVVTYICACLSLNVTSSVKVPGIDESSWILGRFPSVPGEFKGLKPAYCSVSDMAQRRAPTTATQRLKQDYLRLMKDPVPYITAAPLPSNILEWHYVVKGPENSPYEGGQYHGKLVFPREFPFKPPSIYMMTPNGRFKCNTRLCLSISDFHPDTWNPAWSVSTILTGLLSFMLETTPTLGSINTSDYVKRQLALQSGPYNLKDRTFCELFPETSEDIRRDLAKREAELTRAHEAASSGNSSADPRQDNGIPNPAGANGGMIGSTLANIFVIVGFAAFAYTVKYVLRTMAHQ, via the exons ATGGTAGTTACTTACATCTGCGCATGCCTATCActaaacgtgacgtcatcagtaaAAGTACCTGGGATTGACGAAAGTTCCTGGATTTTGGGACGTTTTCCGTCCGTTCCTGGCGAATTTAAGGGACTTAAGCCGGCTTATTGCAG TGTATCAGACATGGCCCAGAGGCGAGCGCCGACCACAGCGACCCAGCGGCTGAAGCAGGACTACCTGCGGCTGATGAAGGATCCCGTGCCTTACATCACTGCAGCACCCCTCCCCTCCAACATACTGGAATG GCATTATGTTGTGAAAGGACCAGAAAACTCCCCATATGAAG GCGGACAGTACCATGGGAAACTTGTGTTCCCCAGGGAGTTCCCCTTCAAGCCCCCCAGTATCTACATGATGACTCCGAACGGACGCTTTAAATGTAATACCAG GTTGTGCCTGTCCATCAGTGACTTCCATCCAGACACATGGAACCCTGCTTGGTCTGTGTCCACCATACTCACAGGCCTGCTTAGCTTCATG TTGGAGACAACCCCAACACTTGGCAGTATAAACACATCAGATTATGTG AAAAGACAACTGGCTCTACAGAGTGGACCATATAACCTGAAAGACAGAACGTTTTGTGAACTCTTCCCAGAAACTTCTGAG GACATCAGAAGAGATCTTGCCAAAAGGGAAGCAGAGTTGACCAGAGCACACGAGGCAGCAAGTAGTGGTAACTCGTCTGCTGACCCCAGACAAGACAACGGTATCCCAAACCCAGCCGGGGCAAACGGTGGCATGATCGGCAGCACTTTGGCCAACATTTTTGTAATCGTAGGATTCGCTGCATTCGCCTACACGGTCAAATATGTGTTAAGAACGATGGCACACCAATGA
- the LOC136443709 gene encoding beta-1,3-galactosyltransferase 6-like codes for MLHRLCRRRVPAPAVAVLIFVLLYFATLYMLNCNMTYEQYKVLEKQKSIRTSGSHSEGGDKNDKRDNQDAVTAKEYEAFLVVLIMTGPKYVEKRNAIRETWFTYGDDNILQRFVIGTGALGVDEKAELEQENEENGDLLLLPELQDSYDILPRKLLLMYKWLNENVDFKYVLKADDDTFARLDLIQEELKGKSTNRLYWGFFNGKARVKRRGPWQEGDWVLCDYYLPYALGGGYVLSSDLVQFVAQNTEWLKMYHSEDVSLGTWLAPLEVKREHDPRFDTEYKSRGCSNQYLVTHKQSEDQMREKHHRLQSSGRLCHTEVQYRMSYTYDWSSPPSKCCARKEGIP; via the exons ATGCTCCACCGGTTGTGCCGCCGGCGGGTCCCAGCCCCCGCAGTCGCCGTCCTCATATTCGTCCTCCTGTACTTTGCCACCCTATACATGCTTAACTGCAACATGACGTACGAACAGTACAAAGTTCTGGAAAAGCAGAAATCCATAAGAACTTCTGGCAGTCATTCTGAAGGAGGCGATAAAAACGATAAAAGAGATAACCAGGATGCAGTCACTGCCAAGGAGTATGAAGCATTTCTGGTGGTGCTTATAATGACGGGGCCAAAGTATGTTGAGAAAAGGAACGCGATACGAGAAACCTGGTTTACTTACGGGGACGACAACATCCTACAGAGGTTTGTTATAGGAACAGGAGCACTAGGCGTAGATGAGAAGGCGGAACTAGAGCAAGAAAACGAAGAAAATGGAGACTTGTTACTACTGCCAGAGTTACAAGACTCTTACGATATCTTACCCCGAAAACTTCTCCTGATGTACAAGTGGCTTAACGAGAATGTAGACTTTAAGTACGTCTTGAAAGCAGACGATGACACATTTGCAAGACTAGATCTCATCCAAGAGGAACTTAAAGGAAAAAGCACGAATAGACTGTACTGGGGTTTCTTTAACGGAAAAGCGAGAGTTAAAAGACGGGGGCCATGGCAGGAAGGAGATTGGGTATTGTGTGACTATTATTTGCCGTATGCCCTGGGAGGAGGTTATGTGTTGTCGTCAGACCTGGTCCAGTTTGTGGCTCAGAATACGGAGTGGTTGAAGATGTACCACAGTGAGGATGTTTCCCTGGGGACGTGGCTGGCACCGCTGGAGGTGAAGAGGGAACACGACCCCAG GTTTGACACAGAGTACAAGTCCCGAGGCTGCAGTAATCAGTACCTGGTGACCCACAAACAGTCGGAGGATCAGATGAGAGAGAAGCACCACCGGCTACAGAGCAGTGGCAGACTATGTCACACAGAAGTACAGTACAGAATGTCCTACACATACGACTGGAGCAGCCCTCCGTCCAAGTGTTGTGCGAGAAAAGAGGGAATACCATAA
- the LOC136442997 gene encoding uncharacterized protein, with protein sequence MSHSKKESFALRQQKYTNAIIRGRRHVPTPEAIPPSSLLDAPQLPPVPLPSPPREPLPEPRYRRPKHLVTNLNKKQPAPKGGFTAVNRYAKTPTNPAENAKVFDEYAERLTDIQQKQNNIGEAKPHKRRTSRRSQTPAHVSMMDSLETEENLTEVERYVVKMDSMKTVQDSMGVDRTLKSRRARKPAKTTTSRKTVAAAAKYDDWMERTVEEFYASTPTMDKEEDRRRVAEVEQVTERDTKPKAIKKHERKKRKSCMETSPEYTSNAGMDNISATSLEVYTPDWEEEDQAKSCYSMSSQPGHLSRDDNTPTMNREKDCPVYTPDWEEESQVQSMSSHPGHLSRVENTPTMDWEKGCEVRDLDWKQEGRVQSCNTSPRPGHLSREDDTLLKDSTKGWMYHIRKNALEEMMATGLGRDEDSLHRRTPVQGKTTKKSHRPRKEKIVLPSLTDDPGLVLQGTKLHNPGVSLPSIGDGALSTAALPNMPDEEIGTKLPQLQFGTKRVGKTTSDTVTFKQPSDKSNVRSTKRRQKTEPASLKDKKSQKRRHHSSDRSSPDLTYRSDMHPYSSVTASGQVFRLVQELDTPTSTSPTGDHLMSAVELYCVVWCSLSGIISFLNEILRRLVELSLVLNVTPTRLVFRKPEREECGHFTTGKTAASIPQAAVVGLAVGVPLLLLILVMAAVIFLKRVRTLLC encoded by the exons ATGAGTCACTCTAAGAAGGAAAGCTTTGCCCTGCGCCAGCAGAAGTACACCAATGCCATTATCCGTGGGCGTCGCCACGTCCCCACCCCTGAAGCCATCCCCCCGTCCTCTCTCCTGGATGCACCCCAACTGCCTCCTGTTCCCCTGCCTTCACCACCGAGGGAGCCTCTACCTGAGCCGAGGTACAGACGACCGAAACACCTGGTCACCAACCTTAACAAGAAACAGCCAGCTCCTAAGGGTGGATTCACTGCAGTGAACAG ATATGCCAAGACTCCTACAAACCCAGCCGAGAATGCGAAGGTGTTTGACGAGTATGCGGAGAGACTGACAGACATCCAACAAAAGCAGAACAACATTGGAGAGGCCAAGCCACACAAAAGGAGAACCTCCAGACGTTCGCAGACCCCAGCTCATGTCTCCATGATGGACTCTCTAGAGACTGAGGAAAACCTGACCGAGGTGGAACGCTATGTGGTAAAGATGGATTCCATGAAGACGGTACAAGACTCCATGGGAGTGGACAGAACATTGAAGTCCAGAAGAGCTCGCAAGCCTGCAAAGACCACCACCTCCAGGAAGACTGTGGCAGCAGCAGCAAAGTACGACGATTGGATGGAGCGTACAGTGGAAGAATTCTATGCCAGCACACCCACAATGGACAAGGAAGAAGATAGGAGGAGAGTAGCTGAGGTGGAGCAGGTGACGGAAAGAGACACAAAACCAAAAGCCATCAAAAAGCATGAGAGAAAGAAGAGGAAATCTTGTATGGAGACATCCCCGGAATACACATCGAATGCTGGTATGGACAATATCAGTGCAACCTCTCTTGAAGTGTACACCCCTGACTGGGAGGAAGAAGACCAAGCGAAGAGCTGCTACAGCATGTCGTCACAGCCTGGACACTTGAGCAGGGATGACAACACACCCACGATGAACAGAGAAAAGGATTGTCCAGTGTATACCCCAGATTGGGAGGAAGAAAGCCAAGTACAGAGCATGTCATCCCATCCTGGACACCTAAGCAGGGTAGAAAACACCCCCACCATGGACTGGGAAAAaggttgtgaagtgcgtgaccTTGACTGGAAGCAAGAAGGTCGAGTACAGAGCTGTAACACGTCACCGCGGCCTGGACACCTGAGCAGAGAGGATGACACACTCCTTAAGGACAGCACTAAAGGCTGGATGTACCACATCAGAAAAAATGCACTTGAGGAGATGATGGCAACAGGGCTTGGCAGGGACGAGGATAGTCTGCACAGGAGGACACCTGTCCAGGGCAAAACAACGAAGAAGAGCCACAGGCCAAGAAAGGAGAAGATCGTCTTGCCCAGTCTGACTGATGATCCAGGACTAGTTCTGCAGGGAACCAAACTTCATAATCCAG GTGTCAGCCTCCCTTCAATAGGAGATGGTGCTCTGTCTACTGCTGCCCTACCCAACATGCCTGATGAGGAAATCGGCACAAAGTTACCCCAA CTGCAGTTTGGGACCAAGCGTGTGGGGAAGACTACATCGGACACGGTGACCTTCAAACAGCCCAGCGACAAGTCGAACGTCCGCAGCACCAAGCGGCGTCAGAAGACTGAACCCGCCTCGCTGAAGGACAAGAAGTCCCAGAAACGGCGCCACCACAGCTCCGACCGCTCGTCGCCCGACTT AACCTACAGGTCTGACATGCACCCCTACAGTAGTGTGACGGCCAGTGGACAAGTCTTCAGACTTGTACAGGAACTGGACACTCCCACCTCCACAAGTCCTACTGGAGACCACCTCATGT CTGCAGTGGAACTGTACTGTGTGGTCTGGTGTAGTTTGAGTGGGATCATCTCAT TTCTGAATGAGATACTAAGAAGACTTGTGgaactgtccctggtgctgaatgtgacACCTACAAGACTTGTGTTCAGGAAACCAGAACGAGAGGAATGTGGGCACTTCACAACGGGAAAGACTGCAGCGTCTATCCCACAAGCAGCAGTGGTGGGCTTGGCCGTCGGAGTGCCCCTGTTGTTACTCATCCTGGTGATGGCGGCCGTCATTTTCTTGAAGAGGGTTAGGACGCTCCTCTGCTGA